Within the Halomonas sp. HL-93 genome, the region TATCATCACCCCCAGTCTATTGATGACTTAATCGACTTTATCGTGGCGCGCATTCTCAATCAGTTGGGTATTACGCATCAGCTGATGCCCCGTTGGGGAGAAGACCAATCGCCTACTTCAAGTTTCAAGGATGAATAACGCATGATGTCATGGGCCACGCTTTCGGTGTTTGTCCCCACCTTTTTGTTTGTCTCTTTAACGCCGGGAATGTGTATGACGCTGGCAATGGTCTTAGGTATGACCCAAGGCGTTAAGCGAACCCTGTGGATGATGATTGGCGAGCTACTGGGGGTAGGGTTAGTGGCTGCCGCGGCGGGCGTCGGGGTGGCGGCACTCATGCTTCGTCAGCCAGCGCTATTCATGGCGTTTAAATGGGTGGGCGGTGCGTACTTGGCCTACATCGGGATTATGATGTGGCGCTCTCGTGGGCGCATGGCCATTCCCAACGAGCTTGAAGCAGGGCCACCTGCAGGGCGCTGGCAGTTGGCTTTCCAAGGATTTTTAACGGCGGTAGCCAACCCCAAAGGGTGGGCTTTTTTTATGGTACTGCTGCCGCCTTTTTTGGATAGTAGCCGCCCACTGAGCTATCAACTGGCCATGCTGATTGCGGTGATATTGATCATCGAGTTTGCCAGTATGCTGGTCTATGCCACCGGCGGTAAAACACTGCGCCGTGTGCTGGGTAGAAGCGACAATGTCCGTTTACTTAATCGTATCGCGGGGACGCTGATGATTGGCGTTGGCGCTTGGCTAGCGCTTGGCTAATGCGCTACCGCGACCTTCTAGTCGCTGAAGATAGTGCTCAAAGTCCTCTTTAGGGCAAGGCAGGCAAGCGGCGATGCGAACTTCAACCTGCCCGGTTTCAACCAGCACGCGTCGAGACAGAGCGCGCTGA harbors:
- a CDS encoding LysE family translocator, whose protein sequence is MMSWATLSVFVPTFLFVSLTPGMCMTLAMVLGMTQGVKRTLWMMIGELLGVGLVAAAAGVGVAALMLRQPALFMAFKWVGGAYLAYIGIMMWRSRGRMAIPNELEAGPPAGRWQLAFQGFLTAVANPKGWAFFMVLLPPFLDSSRPLSYQLAMLIAVILIIEFASMLVYATGGKTLRRVLGRSDNVRLLNRIAGTLMIGVGAWLALG